The following proteins are co-located in the Pomacea canaliculata isolate SZHN2017 linkage group LG10, ASM307304v1, whole genome shotgun sequence genome:
- the LOC112574598 gene encoding uncharacterized protein LOC112574598, whose amino-acid sequence MSHMTAMIATFVLFSFATMTSHAVVAMIAVKTYQKASEQSLTEPEMTLSTQSVIHCAFKCKKYPHCTVFAYDHQLSLCLLRSSMSTTGSANISTDNPLSVYKDTDRHCPHDSLSISHGSVTIQRSVWSVEGNVTCDDDYLLLQTVTSAVTCLDDGSWTSINAQCLKRVWRYPETIQQSPNPFTFPIPGTVIDGWSVCVNGVPTSNSRTIAEIFSGSSSNLAVHTSWRFQGYVSVNDMVRGSWGAQEDVTNPPFPLLVGKPFFLRLTVRNSTIDIYMDNVFFNRHYLKFPLSSFSHINIYGTVNVTKVETWCKE is encoded by the exons ATGAGTCACATGACAGCGATGATTgctacttttgttttgttttcgtttgctACCATGACATCACATGCAGTCGTCGCGATGATCGCCGTTAAAACTTACCAGAAAGCTAGCGAGCAGTCGTTGACTGAACCGGAAATGACGTTATCAACACAGTCCGTGATCCATTGCGCCTTCAAGTGTAAGAAATACCCACACTGCACAGTGTTTGCTTACGACCATCAGCTTTCATTGTGTTTACTCCGCTCATCCATGTCGACGACAGGTTCTGCTAACATCAGTACAGACAACCCACTGTCGGTGTACAAAGACACTG ATCGCCATTGTCCGCACGACTCACTTAGCATAAGTCACGGGTCAGTGACCATACAACGGTCTGTGTGGTCAGTGGAGGGAAACGTCACCTGTGACGACGACTACTTGCTCCTTcaaactgtgacgtcagcggtgACGTGTTTGGATGATGGAAGCTGGACGTCGATCAACGCTCAGTGCCTGAAGAGGGTGTGGAGGTACCCCGAG ACAATTCAACAAAGTCCAAACCCTTTCACTTTTCCCATACCTGGGACAGTGATCGACgggtggtctgtgtgtgtgaatggagTTCCTACTAGCAACTCCAG AACAATAGCCGAGATTTTTAGCGGCTCCAGCAGTAACCTTGCAGTCCACACAAGCTGGCGATTTCAGGGTTACGTGTCAGTCAATGACATGGTCAGAGGCTCATGGGGAGCACAGGAGGATGTGACAAACCCGCCATTCCCCTTGCTGGTCGGAAAACCGTTTTTCTTAAGGCTGACAGTGAGAAATTCCACCATTGAT ATCTACATGGACAACGTCTTCTTCAACAGACACTATCTGAAATTTCCTCTCTCGTCGTTCTCTCACATCAACATCTACGGCACCGTCAACGTGACGAAAGTCGAGACGTGGTGCAAGGAGTGA